The following are encoded in a window of Telmatobacter sp. DSM 110680 genomic DNA:
- a CDS encoding family 16 glycosylhydrolase yields the protein MFAALVLASALICGCGSGNSGGTTTTPPPETKAATPTVTTTPAQNSAVVASLATTTSGATIYYTLDGSTPTNLSQVYQAPFLVSSNLTVKAIAVASGDQNSDVASQSFSPSIASGTLVWTDEFANSGTASALPDSKVWTYDTGYQCCGNNEQETYCAAGSTTAPCDPNNPNAYIDTTGILHITARNPSGTTYTSARLKTEGQFSFMYGRIEARIKVPESQGMWPAFWLLGNNIVKLSWPACGELDVMEHIDGSNPPLYAGGAPVGHDWMQSSIHGTNLNGGTPFTESGFSAAAWHTYGMIWTKGQIQFYVDDPSNVYETFTPNSQGGTWPFDDGPQFVILNLAVGGSWPGNVDSTTVFPGDMQVDYVRIYTD from the coding sequence ATGTTTGCAGCGTTGGTTTTAGCGAGCGCATTGATTTGTGGATGCGGAAGTGGAAACAGCGGGGGAACAACAACGACACCCCCACCGGAAACCAAGGCAGCTACTCCCACGGTGACCACGACACCAGCACAAAATAGCGCAGTTGTTGCATCTTTGGCCACCACCACTTCGGGCGCCACGATCTACTACACCCTGGATGGTTCCACGCCGACAAACCTCTCCCAGGTGTATCAGGCGCCGTTTCTGGTTTCTTCAAATTTGACTGTCAAGGCTATCGCGGTTGCATCAGGCGATCAAAATAGTGACGTCGCGAGCCAAAGTTTCTCTCCCAGCATCGCTTCCGGGACACTGGTGTGGACCGACGAGTTTGCCAATTCCGGAACTGCCAGCGCGCTGCCAGATTCCAAAGTCTGGACGTATGACACCGGCTACCAATGCTGCGGCAACAATGAGCAGGAAACTTATTGCGCGGCAGGCTCTACAACTGCACCCTGCGATCCTAATAATCCGAATGCCTACATCGATACAACCGGGATTCTGCATATTACTGCCCGCAATCCTTCGGGAACCACCTATACTTCTGCGCGCCTGAAAACTGAGGGACAATTCAGCTTCATGTACGGACGGATTGAAGCACGAATCAAAGTGCCCGAGAGCCAGGGTATGTGGCCTGCTTTCTGGCTGCTTGGCAACAACATCGTCAAGCTCAGCTGGCCTGCCTGTGGCGAACTTGACGTGATGGAGCATATTGACGGCAGCAATCCTCCGCTATATGCGGGAGGCGCGCCTGTGGGGCACGACTGGATGCAGAGTTCGATTCATGGCACCAACCTGAATGGTGGAACTCCGTTTACGGAGTCTGGTTTTTCGGCGGCCGCCTGGCACACCTACGGCATGATCTGGACCAAAGGACAGATTCAGTTCTACGTGGACGACCCCTCCAATGTGTACGAAACGTTCACCCCTAATTCGCAGGGTGGCACGTGGCCCTTTGACGATGGACCGCAGTTCGTCATTCTGAACCTGGCGGTGGGCGGAAGCTGGCCGGGAAATGTGGATAGCACGACGGTCTTCCCGGGCGACATGCAGGTGGATTACGTGAGGATCTACACGGACTAA
- the thrC gene encoding threonine synthase codes for MTTAYWLRCRECGKTYGHQPLSICDECFSPLEVTYDFEYARTRFTRETISQGPLDMWRYRALLPVADSYVPRTPSGLTPLVKAPRLGAQFGAKNLYVKNDAVCMPTLSFKDRVVAVALANAQDFGFDTVGCSSTGNLANAVAAHAARLGLKTFILVPADLEPAKILNTQVYGATLVRVDGNYDHVNRLCSQIADRYNWGFVNVNLRPYYAEGSKTVGFEIAEQLGWKLPDNVVVPMAGGSLITKIKKAFNELIQLGLVDEKPVRFFGAQATGCSPIAKAVKGGTDVIEPQRPNTIARSLAIGNPADGMYAARVIRGTGGWAEDVSDVEIVSAIQELAETEGIFTETAGGVTTAVTARLYAHGRIEEDELTVTCITGNGLKTTDCLDGAYEQRAAIRPRLTDFENFVEERNAANHDSATQGLSLVGESNVR; via the coding sequence TTGACGACTGCGTATTGGTTGCGATGTCGGGAATGCGGCAAGACCTATGGTCATCAGCCGCTTTCCATCTGCGATGAGTGCTTTTCCCCGCTCGAAGTGACCTACGACTTCGAGTACGCCCGCACCCGGTTTACCCGCGAGACAATTTCCCAAGGCCCTTTGGACATGTGGCGCTATCGTGCGCTGCTGCCTGTCGCGGATAGCTACGTTCCGCGGACGCCGTCGGGGCTGACGCCGCTGGTGAAGGCTCCGCGGCTGGGCGCCCAGTTCGGCGCCAAGAATCTCTACGTCAAGAACGACGCTGTATGCATGCCCACGCTGAGCTTCAAGGATCGCGTGGTGGCCGTGGCGCTGGCCAACGCGCAGGACTTCGGGTTCGATACGGTTGGCTGCAGTTCGACAGGCAACCTGGCTAATGCCGTCGCCGCTCATGCAGCGCGTCTGGGATTGAAGACTTTCATCCTGGTGCCAGCCGATCTTGAACCGGCGAAGATTCTTAACACGCAGGTCTATGGAGCGACGCTGGTTCGGGTGGACGGCAACTACGACCACGTGAATCGCCTGTGCTCGCAGATCGCTGATCGCTACAACTGGGGCTTCGTGAATGTGAATCTGCGACCTTACTACGCCGAGGGATCCAAGACGGTTGGCTTTGAGATTGCGGAACAGCTCGGATGGAAGCTTCCTGACAACGTGGTTGTGCCGATGGCGGGCGGTTCGCTGATTACGAAGATCAAGAAGGCATTCAATGAACTGATTCAGCTTGGGCTTGTGGATGAGAAGCCGGTGCGGTTCTTCGGCGCGCAAGCTACAGGATGCTCTCCGATTGCGAAGGCTGTAAAAGGCGGCACCGATGTAATCGAGCCGCAGAGGCCGAATACGATCGCGCGATCGCTGGCAATTGGCAATCCTGCCGACGGCATGTACGCAGCGAGGGTCATTCGCGGCACGGGTGGCTGGGCCGAAGATGTGTCGGATGTCGAGATCGTTTCGGCGATTCAGGAACTCGCGGAGACCGAGGGCATCTTCACGGAGACGGCAGGCGGCGTGACCACGGCGGTGACGGCGCGACTCTATGCGCATGGCCGCATCGAGGAAGATGAACTTACGGTTACCTGCATTACTGGAAACGGACTGAAGACGACGGACTGCCTCGACGGCGCTTACGAACAGAGAGCGGCAATTCGTCCCCGCCTTACCGATTTCGAAAATTTTGTGGAAGAGCGCAACGCTGCAAACCACGATTCAGCGACTCAGGGATTGAGCCTGGTAGGAGAAAGCAATGTCCGTTAG
- a CDS encoding glycoside hydrolase family 97 protein, which yields MAQNPDAAGIQVKSPDGQIVFLLSDAATKPTTEPASSDIRYAVEFRGKRLMDESALGLKLQGQPSALGTGMREVNARPGQHDETYTISVGKTSSVRDHYNSTVADFEDASGRKLSVEIRAYDDGVAFRYIVPAQTNLSKVRIEHELTEFSFAKDATLYPLVVDGFQSPYEDDYQMRPVSGIHHDWLIGLPLLAEVPGSGWVGVTEADIENYAGMYLRKADARFGLRAELSPRIDVQGTAVEAEAPVTTPWRVLMIGEEPGRLIESNIVLNLNPPSKIADTSWIRAGKSAWDWWSGEAAPSMSMKPGMNTATMKHYIDFASQSGFAYMLIDAGWALAERKGPTDYGVVADITKVDPNVDMPELLRYAKEKHVAIWLWSHWSSVDKYMDEAFPLYEKWGVAGVKIDFMQRDDQQMVAWYRHVAELAAQHHLMLDFHGAFKPDGLRRTWPNVVTREGVMGKEYLKWSARTSAVHNTTLPFTRMLAGPLDYTPGAFGNVTRAEFIPRDKEPMAPNTRAHELALYVVLESPLEMVSDYPEHYEGQHDFEFIKQVPTTWDEVRVISGRPMVNVTIARRSGKDWYVGSITSYEARTVEVPLQFLSEGKYVAEIYADAADAGTNATHTEFTKQTVDWNSVLDVRMVSGGGNAIWIHPQQ from the coding sequence GTGGCACAGAATCCGGACGCGGCGGGGATTCAAGTGAAATCGCCGGACGGGCAAATTGTCTTTTTGCTTTCTGACGCGGCGACGAAACCAACGACGGAACCGGCCAGCAGCGACATTCGCTACGCTGTGGAATTCCGTGGTAAACGGCTTATGGACGAGAGCGCGCTCGGGCTGAAGTTGCAGGGGCAGCCGTCGGCGCTGGGCACGGGAATGCGCGAGGTGAACGCGCGACCTGGCCAGCACGATGAGACGTATACCATTTCCGTTGGCAAGACGAGTTCGGTGCGGGATCACTACAACTCGACGGTCGCGGACTTTGAAGATGCGTCGGGAAGAAAACTTTCCGTCGAGATTCGAGCTTATGACGATGGCGTGGCCTTCCGGTACATAGTGCCCGCGCAGACGAATCTGAGCAAAGTCCGCATCGAACACGAACTGACCGAGTTCTCTTTTGCCAAGGACGCGACGCTCTATCCACTGGTTGTCGACGGCTTTCAATCGCCGTATGAGGATGACTATCAGATGCGACCGGTGAGCGGGATTCATCATGACTGGCTGATCGGCTTGCCGCTACTGGCGGAGGTTCCGGGTTCGGGGTGGGTTGGCGTTACGGAGGCCGATATTGAAAACTACGCGGGCATGTACCTGCGCAAAGCAGACGCTCGCTTCGGCTTGCGTGCAGAGCTTTCCCCACGCATTGATGTGCAAGGGACGGCAGTGGAGGCCGAAGCTCCGGTTACAACGCCATGGCGTGTGCTGATGATTGGCGAGGAGCCGGGTCGGCTGATTGAGTCAAACATCGTGCTGAACCTGAATCCGCCGTCGAAGATTGCGGACACTTCATGGATTCGTGCTGGGAAGTCGGCGTGGGACTGGTGGTCGGGTGAGGCTGCTCCCAGCATGAGCATGAAGCCAGGGATGAACACGGCGACCATGAAGCACTACATCGACTTTGCTTCGCAGTCGGGATTCGCGTACATGCTGATCGATGCTGGTTGGGCGCTGGCAGAACGAAAGGGGCCGACCGACTACGGCGTGGTGGCAGACATCACAAAAGTGGATCCGAACGTGGATATGCCGGAGCTGCTGCGCTATGCGAAGGAGAAGCATGTTGCGATCTGGCTATGGTCACATTGGTCGTCGGTCGACAAGTACATGGACGAGGCGTTTCCACTGTATGAAAAATGGGGCGTGGCGGGAGTGAAGATCGACTTCATGCAGCGCGACGATCAGCAGATGGTGGCCTGGTACCGGCATGTTGCGGAGCTGGCGGCTCAGCATCACCTGATGCTCGATTTTCATGGTGCGTTCAAGCCGGATGGTCTGCGGCGCACGTGGCCGAACGTGGTGACGCGCGAGGGCGTGATGGGCAAGGAGTATCTGAAGTGGAGCGCGCGGACGTCGGCGGTACACAACACCACTCTGCCTTTTACGCGCATGCTGGCTGGGCCGCTCGATTACACGCCGGGAGCGTTTGGAAATGTGACGCGCGCGGAGTTTATTCCTCGTGACAAGGAGCCGATGGCGCCGAATACGCGAGCGCATGAACTGGCGCTGTATGTTGTGCTGGAGAGCCCGCTTGAGATGGTGTCGGATTATCCGGAGCATTACGAGGGGCAGCACGATTTCGAATTCATCAAGCAGGTTCCAACGACATGGGACGAGGTGCGCGTGATTTCGGGAAGGCCGATGGTGAACGTCACGATCGCGCGGCGCAGCGGGAAAGACTGGTACGTCGGGTCGATTACGAGCTATGAGGCGCGGACTGTGGAGGTGCCGCTGCAGTTTCTGAGTGAAGGGAAGTACGTGGCGGAGATTTATGCCGACGCGGCGGATGCGGGGACGAATGCGACTCATACGGAATTCACGAAGCAGACGGTGGACTGGAATTCGGTGCTGGATGTGAGGATGGTTTCGGGCGGGGGAAATGCGATCTGGATTCATCCGCAGCAATGA
- a CDS encoding vWA domain-containing protein, with protein sequence MKARLSCFVLAALLEAGSLAAQLSCPATVPVIAFSGNRIETLTVNDFRATTKGYEISIRAVDLPPARRRILFVLDRSRSMTSSKLLVDQAVDEALFAVPVDDTVAFLVFAGQYFKQTDFMNLQSLKERLPDILTWKPGSKSNGPDTPLWDNIGRALQMLTPHRPGDVIIVISDGDNNLGKLSLEQVQEELGKAGVSVLAVIKSDPYAATPQEKIGPTFLSVFAKATGGGVSQMQGQSNRPGQMILQLEHQYNLELEVTPNRGSMKPALEIKKWQLSLKSPEFRRSITLSYPSSLYPCAATP encoded by the coding sequence ATGAAAGCGCGTTTGTCGTGCTTTGTTTTGGCTGCGTTGCTTGAGGCTGGAAGTCTTGCGGCTCAACTGTCCTGCCCGGCGACAGTTCCGGTGATCGCCTTCTCAGGGAACAGAATCGAAACATTGACTGTCAACGATTTTCGGGCAACTACGAAGGGCTATGAGATATCGATCCGCGCAGTAGATCTTCCACCCGCCAGGCGCCGGATTCTCTTTGTTCTCGATCGCAGCCGCAGCATGACTAGTTCGAAGCTTCTCGTAGATCAAGCTGTCGACGAAGCCCTTTTCGCAGTTCCGGTCGATGACACGGTGGCGTTTCTGGTGTTTGCGGGTCAATATTTCAAGCAGACGGATTTCATGAATTTACAGTCCCTGAAGGAGCGGCTCCCCGACATCCTTACGTGGAAGCCCGGCAGTAAGTCAAACGGACCAGACACGCCGCTTTGGGATAACATCGGACGCGCGTTGCAGATGTTGACTCCACATAGACCTGGCGATGTCATCATCGTGATTTCGGATGGGGATAACAATTTGGGCAAGCTTTCCCTTGAACAGGTTCAAGAGGAGCTAGGCAAGGCTGGCGTATCAGTACTGGCCGTTATCAAATCAGACCCCTACGCAGCTACGCCCCAAGAAAAAATCGGACCGACATTTCTAAGCGTCTTCGCAAAAGCAACTGGCGGCGGGGTTTCTCAGATGCAAGGGCAATCGAATAGACCAGGCCAGATGATCTTGCAACTCGAACATCAATACAATTTGGAATTGGAGGTGACACCAAATCGGGGATCGATGAAACCAGCTCTGGAAATCAAGAAATGGCAACTCAGCCTCAAGTCCCCGGAATTTCGAAGGAGCATCACCCTGTCTTACCCCTCCTCCCTCTATCCTTGTGCGGCCACTCCCTAG